Within the Medicago truncatula cultivar Jemalong A17 chromosome 4, MtrunA17r5.0-ANR, whole genome shotgun sequence genome, the region GTCACGCCTTGCTacatttctttgttttgtttttaaccCTATGAgataaataagaaagaaaatgaagagaacGGAAAATTGAGGCCCCATTCACTTTGTgaaatcattttgtttttccttttctaaaAATATGTGTTCATTTTAACTTGATAATACAGGGATGTGGGGCTCTTGAATTGAACCCATTGTGATGAAGAGAAGATGAGATGCTAGTTAGAGATTATTCATTTCTTGAATGTTGAATTAATGAAAACAACATTTTGTCATTTTCATAGTTTCCAAAAAATGCAGACAATTGTTAACTGCAAGAGTCTATTAACTTCTTGTTAGCAAGTAAAATTAACATAAAtcttagaaaatgaaaataggaAATGTTTTTGCAAATTAGACGGGTTTTGAGTAACTTCAACTAATAGACATAAGGgaataaaaatcaaatgtttccttcaccattttcttttatgatatttgaaaacaaattttcaGAAACTTTCAGTGGCACAACACTGTTTTCATTGTTCTTAAAATTACATTCTTCATAACGTGTCTTCCATCTTCTCTCTATTACAATTGTTACTACTTGAGTGTTCCATCTccttgtaatttaaaataaacaaattttagaaagtgaaaattaaaaatgtttttaaaaagtgattagtccctaattttttttatttgctgtGAGTGAGAACTATGACCCTTAATATAATTTCATTGGAATTACCGACTCTTTTTACACGAAACGttcatttattgtttaaaacTTTAATCAACTACTTTACATTCGGACCAACACATAGTAATCAACTACAATGTAAGCATCAACTGGTTTCTGCATAATCTAAAACAAGAACACTACTGAAACACGATACAGCTTACCCCAATTAAACGCTCCTTCGATAGCATGCACTTACTGAATCCAACCTAAAAGTAATTGattgttagcattttcttttttggcTATGGTTTGTGGGTTATTTCCTTTGTCTGTCTCTTCATTGGAGAGTGGAGACACACGTTGATGGGTAGGGCACCAACAAGAGAACAAGGTATTTTGGCCTAAGACACTCATTTGAGCCCTTATTTTGGTGTTTCCTTTGCAAATCACATGGGTCCCACTTACCTTTTTGGCCAAAGATGCTCTAAGGGTATTCGTTAACAAGATCCTTAAAATAATAAGCTCCTTACTAATATGGCTTTTAAAATGCTTTATGGATAGTTACTGGTACAATTGTGATTCCAACTATTGGAGTGCTGTCTACAAGCATACCTATGGTGAAGATTTCAAACTTAAAGCTGGTTATGATTCAGAGGTTCGCCTTGGCTGGGCATCCCTTTGGGTATGTGTCTCATttcgcaatttttttttttccattaccAATTTCATTAATGCCATCTGTGAATACTCCTTTCGATTTTACATTTCTAATTGTGGCTATACACTACTAACTATCTGTTGACTTTGGGCGCACATATTTCAAATTACAACTGATGTTACTATTAGAGATATGTTGCACTTAAATTGGGATTTTACAGTTTTAGACATAACACGATACTGCTTCCTTCCTGCATATAAAGGATTTTTTGAACCATAACAAATGATCTAGTTAAAATAGCTTAATGCTTTAGCCGTTTGTTCAGTATAACATTATTGTCAATACTTTGCTTTtatctcctttttattttttttgttgtaatttcaAAATTCTACTAATTTTATCTCTcaactattaaattaaaattcagtTTTCAGTATTCGGAAATTAGTCTCTCATCTTTATACTGAGAAATTCAGAATGATAGCATGAAAAGTATAAGCTTAGTGTCTATAATTCATTAGTGACACATTAGCTTCCTTCAGGTTGGAGATGAAGGTGGGAAAGCAAAAACAGCTCCAATGAAGATGAAAGTTCAATTCATGCTTCAAGTGCCACAGGATGACATAAAATCTTCGGTTTTGATGTTTCGGATTAAGAAGAGATGGGACATTTAATGGTCTCCTACCGAAATTTCCTGCAATTCATAtgtcaattattaaaaaaaaatatgggtaTTCTCCAAAGGTGGCATTTGGCTAGTCGATATCTGCAAGTCCATCTAATTCCTTAGCGGTGTGGCTGGCTAGATTGCACGAAGTTACTGTCAGATAATTTAACAATATTCAATCCTTCAAAATCTGTAAAGATTGTTTTCATCTTTGTACGCTGCTGGCGAATTATAGTTATCAGAAAGATGACGCTGAAGTTAGTTACTCTCCGTCTTGCAACACGAccttaaataaatgatttttaacttgtttggatacaactgtacaaaagttgacttttttattgtaaaattacTATGAAGGATACTAAAAATAGGGAAACACaaggataaaattgaaatattaattttttttagatatctTTTTCCGAAAATATCtcttatattttttctctccttAAAAAGATgcattttttgagaagctattcATAACTACTTCTCATTTGGAGTCTTTTTATGATAACAAAGAGATACAATAttgttaaaagtgattatttaaaaaaaaactagaacaaGCAAACTCTAAATCTTTTTATGATAACAAAGAGATACAATATTTCTTCCGGTCTTGCTAACAAGTAAAGAATTcaaaaatgtaagaatttttaaattttatgtaaaaaaggTTACTTTTTATACTTTCAATGTGTTGATTAACTGATTTCCAaggaaaaatttattttttagacttCTTAACAAATGTCTTTaaacatttgttagcatttttttttctttatataagaTCAAAATACGGTTTTTTGTAatgttcaatatttttttttaaagaatgtccAATATTGTTATACTATCGTggattgtttatttttcttctaaaagaTACTATCGtgtattttttctttgagaGATGATACTATCGTAGATCGTTAATCATGTTGTTATTataaatatgtaatattttaataagatttaactatttttaattgataatttaaatgattttataaaaatgctaaaatattttatttttgacaagataaaaatgataaatttgtttaaataaaaagtaaaataaaatatatattttttggatcaAATAGCCTAACATTAATACTCACTTAAATTCCATTCCTATTGTCTTTGCAAGTTGCAAAaggttttttttgtcaaatactcCAGGGGTTAGAGATATTCGGAAGGTAAATAAGTGAGATGTTTCTGGTTTGAACCGAGTAAGTTAAGTTGACGGggacaataaaataaaagtttaatatAGGgtatttgctttttttttttttttttttgacaaataatatAGGGTATTGCTATCATCTATATTTGACGTCTGAAATGAAATGGAACTCGCATAAACAATCACaattcttcaaaaagaaaataaaattcacaaTTCATTGGTCAGGCAGAGTGGGTTTTCGTCTTTCTCTATCTCGTAACGCAATCAGGTTTTCTGCCAATTCATTCATGCTTTtcgattatttattattatttacgaTTGATTCTTTTGTGGCATTTTTCTCTTTCCCCGTCGCAACGCAACTATTACCTTTCGAAATGAAATCGTGTTGTATGCAAtgttaatttctaattaataatCGTTATTTACTGTGGCTGGGTTGATCGGACAATTTAGattccttaatttaatttaatttaagcaTATCATCACCATCTATCCATGTATGTATTCTCAATTGGTTGTTACAATATTAACTAACTAACTCAATTGTGTTTGTTTGGGTTTGAAATTTCATATGCTAGTTTTTGGATTGTCTCTTGAAGAACGAGTTTTAGCTTTTGATTAAAAGAGGACATCATGATATCTGTCTAGGTGAgagtaataatttatttgtgaCCATTGATTgaaacaccaccaccaccattggGTTTAATTAAATGGAAATCAAATCACAAGATAACAAagttgaattccaagtaaatgAAAATCAAGCTTATGCATCAGAGAAAGGAGAAAATAGCAGTGTAGTTTTCTCAAGGGAAACACCTCTAATGAGGAAAGACTCAACCATGTCCAGTTCTCTTCATTGTTGTAATACCAAGAAGCTCAAATCCAGGGCCGCTACAACGGATCATGAGCTTGGGAGTAGTGACAATATTCTGTTGGAGAAGAAACTATGTAGACAAGACAGGATTGAATTGGGCCGGTCATTGCAAGGTGCAGTCAGTTCCCATAACTGGGATCTTGCAGAAAGTTTGATTCTTGTTGCTGATCCACAAACACTTAATGATGCCTTGTGTATTACCCTCGATTCCATCTGGTTTTTGACCACTGAGTTTGAACTTAATGGAATAACTCTATTTATCAAGAAGATCATTGCGAACGGTGCTTATGACTTCACTAGGGCTACTCTAAGGACTTCATTCCTTGCTTCATGTGTTTCTGCATGCCAGAGCAGAACAATGAGTCTTGTTGATACTATTACTGTAATGGCTCAGAGGTATGTACAAGTTTCCATTTCTACTCTAGTCATCAATAAAGTAGTTGATTTTAAAGATTTATTTTCGGGAGGGGAAAGAGGGTAGGATGGTAAGAGAACTTGTTTCTTGTCAGAATGAGAGCAAACATTAGCAGTTTTATTGGATGTATTGTTAGGATTAAAACATTCTTAAAAtgttatatgatttatattttatttaatctcgGTTATTCATGCAATGCATGGCTTACAAGTAAAATTTGATGCTAGTTTCTCTATGACTCTATCAGCTGGCGTGTTACTAGGTAATCTCAAATGATGCCTTTTCCAGTCATATGGTAGAGGGGTTTGACTAATATGGAAACAATAAATGCATCGTTTAGCGTGTTTCTGTTCAAATTTCTGCAGCTATTGTAATTGCAGTAAAGTGAACTCCACTTTTTGCTAGGTTGCATGAGCGTCTCCAGGAATGCAATGGAGATGAAGTCTTGAAGGCAGAAGCTGGTGCTAAGGTGCAAAAGTTTACTGAATGGGCTCTGAAATGTATTGGCATCCATTCCAATCTTCAGGATGATAGTAATAATGTGATACACATCTCAGCTGTTGAGACCCAGCTCCGATTATCTGCCTTTAAGACCTTCATTGATCTTGCTGGCAACCGCCTTACGGGGAAGGACTTCAGTGAGGCCTTTGATGCGGCTTGCTTTCCTCTTACTCTTTTCTCAAGCTCATTTGATCCAGGCTGGGCATTTGGCATGTCGGCTGCTGTGATCCAAGGGTTGCTGGGCATGTTAGTAGAGGGGGGTGCAGACAATGTCAATCAGTGTTTCTTGGAGGCTTCACGTTTTGGAAGTACAGAACTTGTCCGTGTACTGTTGCAGGTAATCTAGCTTTCATATTCTTCTATTCCTTAACAATTAATGTTTCCACATCTAAGATAAGAAAATCATACGAGACATATACAAGGATATCTAAATATGTTTATAATCAAGATACGTTATACACACACACTTCCTCCataatgaaatataagcaaaaaggGTATTTGAACAGTTGATGTATGTGATTTAAATTTTGACCACATACGTCAACTTTTCAAATAcactttttgcttatatttcattccggagtgtgtgtgtgtagggGGTGTATCAAGTGAGATGAGTTTCTTAATATGAGAGGAATTCATAAtagccattagattaaattaatggTTCAGATTAAATTCCTTTTTAAAGTATACCACCCCTTATGATTTCTCTCTCGCAAAAACCTACCCAAATTCACGTTAGACACTGTTGGATAATATAAACCCAAACTCTGCCTTCATCTTTCACATATGCATCGACTCTTTGGACCCACCTGAGAATTACCTTTTCATTTGGGCAATTGTGTTTATATGTTACTTTACAATATGTTTGATTTAATCCATAATAAATAAGGAGTATTTTTTATCCACTGAATGCTATAATCACTGCTTACTGCCTCTACCTATAAATCAACATACTGGGTATAATCAAATAACAATGAATGAGAGGAGAGTAAGAGAAAAGATGCAAAAACAAAAGAGACAGCCACCGCTAAATCTTTGTTAGGTTTCTGCGACATAAATCATAGGCATAACATTTAGGTTTCTGTGAGAGAGAAATCAGAAGAGGCGAGGGCGACATACTTTAGAAAAGAATTTAATTGAAACCATGGACTTAATCTAATGGCTATTATGTATTCCTCTCACCTCTCATTAGAAACTCCTCTCACTTGATGCATCccatgtgtgtgtgtatttgagAATGATAGAAACAATTTACAACCATTAGATCAGAACTTATGGCTGAGATTCACATGACTTCGTTCATAGAAAAAAATGCAGCGCTTGCACTTCTGCCTCATCCATACTTTCCTATGTTTCTCACTTTGCACAATATTGACATCTCTTTTATTTAGCAATTCTTGAGGCGAATCACAAAGGAAGTACATCGATCAACCACTAAGTGGACCGATTAATCTTTTCCAGCACTATCCATTTTCCTGCTAAAGTATAAATGGCTCTCTTTTAAATATCTATGACAGAAGTATAAGTTCATGAATTAGTAAACTATTCCCACCAACTTTATTCTTTGTATGAAAATATATGATCCACACCACTTCAAAATATATGTTCCATGAACACTTTTAAAAGGGTTTAATTTTTATTCCAGCACCAGAAAGACACGGAAGATAAGTGTTAAATGAAACAGTTAGGTGTATACAATATGAGAAAAGGTGTCGCTAAATAGAGATTGTGCGACAGGTGGATTTTAACATTTTGGGCTGTTTGCTTAGAAAGTAAAAAATGCAGAGATAGAACTCCAGTGAAATAAGGGAGAAACATCATGTTAGTGGTGTAAGGGGATGATAGTGGGGAGAAGATGAAAAGTTGAATTGAGTGAATAGTCTGCAAATGAAAATGGATCTGAAACGTCTATGATACCCGGCACGTGATCATTCAAAATATAACTTTTAATCCTAGCCATTTATCAATCCAAAGGTTACTAATTGCTCCTCTCATTCTCACATAAAAAATGCATTCCCATTAGATATGCCCCATATATGAGATAGGATCAATTGACACCATGCGTCAAACTTTATTTTGACACCAAACCATATCTATCTCATTTAATCCGAAGGCTCTGAATTCACTTAATCTTGCATGTGACCCTCATATTCTCCATTCTTCACTCTCTCCTTCTTTTGCGCTTTTTGTGGTTTTCGTTCATCTCCTTCTCCATTGCGTGCACCTGTTCATAGGTTTTGTTTATCTAATGTGCTGCTCATAGAAATTAAAAACCCATAATTCAATTAGTGGTGGagatgaattgaaaaaagaataaaatatatttatatttaacttAATATCCTTCCATGCCTTTTTTACCTTTTAGATGATGAAGAATCACCAGTTTTAATTTGCGATCTCTTGattcatttttctctcaaaaaaatctCTTGATTCGTCCTATTATAATTTCGGTTaagattattgtttttattaagaTAATAGAATCATAATGTTTTTTGAATTTAgacatcaatttttttgttttgaatttataaGTCAAAGCCTAGTAATAATAGCAATGGATGGTTTTTAGTCTTTGGGTTGAGACAAAATCGAGATAAGATGCTGTTGAGGAAATGTGTAAACTGTAAACCATTTGTGTCACGCATGAAAGGGAGCCAAAAATAGCAAGAACCAGAACCTGACTGCAATGAGATGGTCACATGACTTTTTTAAAGTAATGCTTGTGATCATAACAAGAAGCCATAGTGACATATTTTCTCCATCTATACCAGAATATATCCTTCTAACTGAACGTGTCGCAAACACAGAAAAAATTTGTCTTTAGCGAGTAAAACGTTTCGAAGATG harbors:
- the LOC25494387 gene encoding ankyrin repeat protein SKIP35, whose protein sequence is MEIKSQDNKVEFQVNENQAYASEKGENSSVVFSRETPLMRKDSTMSSSLHCCNTKKLKSRAATTDHELGSSDNILLEKKLCRQDRIELGRSLQGAVSSHNWDLAESLILVADPQTLNDALCITLDSIWFLTTEFELNGITLFIKKIIANGAYDFTRATLRTSFLASCVSACQSRTMSLVDTITVMAQRLHERLQECNGDEVLKAEAGAKVQKFTEWALKCIGIHSNLQDDSNNVIHISAVETQLRLSAFKTFIDLAGNRLTGKDFSEAFDAACFPLTLFSSSFDPGWAFGMSAAVIQGLLGMLVEGGADNVNQCFLEASRFGSTELVRVLLQIAQRNNLDVDVDLALGFASHYCKIGTMECLVEEGNAIAFLGPLMRAAERGCMQVVEWFVQRGCRDMELCLALTAATSSCQVHIASYLLPHVPQQVLAALSVEILKAAGERSGGSLEGVSFLLQSDFLGDPAATYAVADIIAKLEDEAVAPELKAFLKEHWSEGAYIEGLKLGQEHYMNLVRIIERGESPICLRDLPSPLTVAIAYLPLYRECVKAGGCLFSQRLRGQLVEAARRLGDRVFDEVTNARDLLVILERHLPQFLLPLTSVA